Sequence from the Syntrophales bacterium genome:
TCGTCGAGGTAAGGGATGATGGCTTTTTTGAAGGGAATGGTCACGGCGATCCCCTTCACGTCCGATTCCCGGAGATCCCGGAGGGCCGCTTCCAGGTCCGTCACGCAGAGGGCCTCGAAGCTGGCGTCGATCCCGAGTTCCCGGTATGCCCCATTGTGCATCTGCGGGGACAGGCTCTGGCGGACGGGGTTCCCGATCAGGACGAAGCGCTTACCGTTCCTCATCCGCCCATCCTCCTCCCAGCAGCCTCAGCATCCGCCGCATCTCCCCGACGGCCAACTGTCCCGGCGCGGTCTCTTCGCCTTCCTCCAGGGAGGCATACGTCAGAAAGGAACCCAGGAGCGGCGCCATGACCCTGCTGATCCGTCCCGCCTCGCCCATGCAGAAGGCGATCATCCGCTGCCCGCATTCCCGTGCCCGAGGCAAAAGGCTGAGAACCCGGAGGTTGTCTTCCGGACGCTTCGCGAAGGGAACCAGTTTGATCACCGGCACACCCTCGCGTATCAGGCTCTTCAGAAGGTCCGCCAGCGCTTCCTCTCCGGGGGTTCCCACCGGCAGGTGACAGGACAGGATCGCCTCTGTGGCGTGGCCGCCGTTCCCGGCGATGGAATCGAGGAGAGCCCTCCGCAGAGACGGCTCGGTCCTCGCTTCCACGTCCACATAGTCCGCCCCCAGGGCGGCGGCCTCCATGAGAAATGCGATCCGTTGGTCTTCCGGCCCCTCGAAGCGTCCTCCTTCCTCCCGATGCCGGTTCGTGACGACAATCTTTCCCGCCTTCGCGGCCAGGAGCCTCGGCAGGTCCGGATCGGCCATGCCGTCAAGCCGGAGCTCCACAATTCCGGCCATGGCATAGGCCCGCTCCATCTTTTTCAGGGCCGCCTCCGTCGAGGCGGCGTTCACGGGAATGCAGATCACGGCTGTTCGTCCCCCCGGGGATAGGACCCGAGAATCTTCAAAAAAGCGGTCTGCTTCGCCAGCTCTTCCAGGCACCGCTTCGGCTTGGCCTCCTCCCGGTGCCCGGCGAAATCAGCGAAGAAGAGGTATTCCCACATCCGGTCGCGTACCGGGTAGGACTCGATCCGGGTCAGGTTCACCCCCTCCGACGCAAAGGGTGCCAGGGTCTTGTGGAGCGCCCCGGGCTGGTGGGCCGTCCCGAAGAGGATGGAGGTCTTGTCGTGGCCCGTCGGTGCGGCGGCCTTTTCCGCCTTCCCCTTCGTTCCCAGGACCAGGAAGCGCGTCGTGTTCAGCGGGCTGTCCTCGATCCCCTCGGCCAGCAGGCGGAAATCTCCTGTGTCGGCGGCGAGGCGGCTCGCCACGGCGGCGCCCGCCGGGTCTTCCAGGACCTTTCGCGCGGCCGTGGCCGTGCTCTCCGTCTCCACGAGCACCGCCCGGGGCAGGTTCCTCCGGAGCCAGCCCCGGCACTGGGCCAGGGCCTGGGGATGGGAGTAGACCCGCTCGATCCGGTCCGTCTCCTCTCCCCCGGAGACGAGGCAGTGGCGGATTCGGCCGTAGACCTCCGCCCGGATCGTCAGCGGCGTGTTAAGCAGGCCGTCCAGGGTCGATTTGACGGATCCCTCGGCGGAATTCTCGACCGGGACGATGCCCCAGTCCGTCGTTCCCCGCTCCACCGCGTCGAAGACGGCGGCAATCGTCGCCTGGGGTCGGAGAAGGGCACCCTGCCCGAAATGGCCGAGGGCCGCCTGGTGGCTGAAGGAGGTCTCCGGCCCGAGGAAGGCCGCCGTGACGGGAGCCTGCAGGGCCCGGGAGGCAGAAAGGATCTCCCGGTAGATCGCCCGGAGGGCCTCGTCCGGCAGAGGGCCCTCGTTCATCTCCTCGACACAGCGGCAGACCTGGCTTTCCCGAGCCGGGTCGTAGATCTCCCATCCTTCGAGGCGCTTGAGACGGCCGATCTCCACGGCCAGGGACGCCCGCTCGTTCAGGAGGCGGACCATGGCGGCGTCCTTCTCCTTCACCAGGGCGCGCAGGGCCTGCAGGCTGCTCTTACTCATGCTCTCAGCGCCTCCACGGTCTCCGCCACGATGTTTTCCGGAACGCCCCCGTTCAGGAAGGGAATCCCGAGTTTCTTCAGGAGGACGAAATGGATCACCGTCCCCGTCTTCTTCTTGTCCGCTTTCAGGTGGCGAAGGATCCGCTCCCGGGGAATCCCGCCGGGAATCGCCGTGGGCAGTCCGGCGCCTTCCAGCACCGCCACGAGCCGCTGCCGATCCTCTGCCGGCAGGTATCCCAGCCTCTCCGACAGGGCGGCTCCCGCGACCATGCCGATGGACACGGACTCGCCGTGAGACAGGGCAAATTCCGACGCAGCCTCCACGGCGTGGCCGACGGTGTGGCCGAAATTCAGGATGCGGCGGAGCCCCTTTTCCTTCTCGTCGATCTCCACGATGCCCTTCTTGATCCGGCAGGAGGCGGCGATGACCTCTTCCAGCAGGGAGGAGTCCCTGTTTTCCGCGTTTCCCAGTCCTTCCGCCACCCGGTCCAGAAGCTCCGGCTGCTCGATGGCGCCGTACTTGACGATTTCCGCCATCCCGTCCCGGTATCCCCGCTCGGGCAGCGTGTCCAGAAAGGCTGTGTCGATGAACACGCCCAGGGGCTGGTAGAACGTCCCCAGGAGGTTCTTCCCCGCCGCGGTATCGACGCCGGTCTTCCCGCCGATGCTGCTGTCCACCTGGGCCATCAGCGTCGTCGGGACCTGGACGCAGGGAATCCCGCGCATGTAGATGGAGGCCAGGAATCCCGCCAGATCCCCCACGACCCCGCCCCCCAGGGCGATCAGGGCGGAGGAGCGGTCGGCGCCCAGGGCGGTCAGCCGCTCCGCCGTCTCCAGGACCGTCCGGATGTCCTTCGAGGCCTCTCCCGGCGGGATCGGAAGCCGGTCCACCTTCAGCCCCAGTCCTTTCAGAACCGCCGCCACCCGCTCGCCGTGCAGGGTGTTCACGGTTTCGTCGGTGACGATGACATACCGGCTGATGCCGGCGTTTTTGGCCAGGATCAGTCCCATCCGGTCGAGGATGTCCCGTCCGATGTGTACGTCGTAGGAATGCGACGTCTTGTGTTCGAGATGAACGCGGATCCGGTTCATTGCCGCACCCCCGACCCGTTCCCGTTGCTCATGAAGGAGGAGAGCCGCCGAATCTCCTCCATCAGCTCATAGAACGACTCCGGCCGGAGCGACTGGGGCCCGTCGCAGACGGCCTTCTCGGGCTCCGGGTGCATCTCTACGATCACCCCGTCGGCCCCGACGGCGACAGCGGCCCGGCAGAGGGGGATCACGTATTTGGCGTGGCCGGAGGCATGGCTCGGATCGACGATCACCGGCAGGTGGGTCAGCTCCTTGAGCACGGGGACGGCGCTGATGTCGAGGGTGTTCCGCGTGGCCGTCTCGAAGGTCCGGATCCCCCGCTCGCAGAGGATCACCTCCTCGTTCCCCTCCGCGAGGATGTACTCCGCCGACATGAGCAGCTCCTCGATGGTGGTCATCATTCCCCGCTTCAGGAGAACGGGCTTGCGAGCCTTGCCCACCTTTTTCAGGAGCGCGAAGTTCTGGACGTTCCGGGCCCCGACCTGCAGGATGTCGGTGTACTCTTCCACCAGGTCCACGTCGGCGGGGCTCATGACCTCCGTCACGACGGGAAGGCCCGTCCGCTCCCGGACCTTCTTCAGGAGCTTCAGCCCCTCCTTTTCCAAGCCCTGGAAGCTGTAGGGCGACGTCCGCGGCTTGTAGGCCCCGCCCCGGAGGATGTCCGCCCCGCCTTTTTGGGCGATGTATGCCGACTCCAGGAGCTGCTCCTCGCTCTCGACGGTGCAGGGACCGGCCATGACCACGAATTTCGGACCGCCCACGACGGCCTCGCCGATGCGGATCCGGGTGTTTTCGTCCCGGAACTCCCGGCTGGCCAGCTTGTAGGGTTTCAGGATCGGCACGATCTTCTCGACGCCGGGCAGGTATTCCGCCGACTTCAATTGGGCCTTGCCCCGGTCGTCCCCGATGGCGCCGATGATCGTTCTCTCCACGCCCCGGGACAGGTGCGTGTGATAACCGACCGATTCGACCCAGGCCGTGACGTGATCGATCTGTCCTTCCGTCGCATTTTTTTTCATCAGGATGATCATGGTTCGCTGCCTCCGTAATAAAAAAGGCCGTGGAGCGTCAACACCGCCACGGCCCAAACAAAAAAGCCATGGGCGGCGCCTTTCGGACTGCCCATGGCTTGTTTTGGCTTGATTCGGTTTTCCTTACCTCCTCCCAAGCGCCAGGCAGACCTGTGGGCCGAAATAATAAAAACCAAACCAGTAAGTCAGATTCAGTTTCGGCGCCATGTCGGTTCTGCCTTTTCCTTTCCTTCTTCGCTCAAGAGGGTGCGAGAAAAACACACGGCCAATCTTCTTGTCAAGAAAATATTTTCGGGGCATCGGTCAGGAGCCTGTCCCGGGCCTTACCCGCAAAGGATTTCGTGGAATCGGCCATGGACGCCCCGGTCAATCGGACGCTTCCCCCGTGAAGAGGTCCAGGAACCGGAAGGCCCGGCCGTCGAAGAGCCCCCGGTCGCTGAGCTTCAAGTCCGGAATCACCAGGAGCGCCAGGAAGGACTGGGTCATGAAGGGTGCCCGGAGCCGTGAGCCCATCTCTTTCGCGCGGCGCGTCAGGGCTTCATACTTGCGGGCCACGCCGTATCCGTCCTCCGTCGTCATGAGCCCTGCCACGGGGAGGGGAAGGACATCCCCGCCTTCTCCGTCGGCCAGGGAGAGCCCGCCCCGGCTCCGGATCACCAGGTTGGCCGCCCGGGCCATGGCCTCGTCGGTCACCCCCACCACGACGACGTTGTGGGAATCATGGGCCACCGAGGAGGCGATGGCGCCCCGCTTCAGCCCGAAATTCCTCACGAATCCCACGGCCGGCGGCGTGTCCTGGTAGCGGTTGACGACGGCAACCTTCAGGACGTCCTTTTCAGGATCCGCGACGGCATGCCCGCCGGCGACACGAACCCGCTCCCGGCTACGGCCGGTGATCACCTGGCCGTCCAGGGCGTCGATGACGTTGACGAAGGGGCCCCGGACCGGGACGGCGAAATCGCCCGGCTTTTTCTCCCCGGCCCGGAAATCGTTCATCGCCTCGACCGGCAGGGATTCGAGGAGACTCTTCCCTCTGGACGCCACCAGGCGCCCGTCCACATAGGTCTCGAGCACCCGGAAATCATCGCCCAGGCTGTCCAGGACGACCAGGTCGGCGGGATCGCCGGGCTGGAGGAGTCCCGCCTTGAGCCCATAATGGCGGACCGGGTGGAGGGTGGCGCACTTCAGGACCGTCATCCGGTCATAGCCCAGGCGGAAGGCCTTCCGCACCATGGCGTCCATGTGCCCCTCCGCCAGGTCGTCGGGGTGCCGGTCGTCACTGCAGAACATGCAGGAGGACGGACTTTCCGCCAGGAGCGGATGGAGGGTGTCGAAGTTGTTCGCCGCGGATCCCCAGCGAATCTGCACCTTCATCCCCAGCCGGACCTTCTGCCGCCCCTCCTCCAGCATGTACGTTTCATGATCCGTCGTGATGCCGGCGGATGCATATCTTTCCAGGTCCGCCCCCATCAGTCCCGGCGCGTGTCCGTCGATGGGCTTTCCCCGCCGCCTGGCCGCCTGAAGCTTGGCCATGACCTCCGGATCCCGGGCGATGACCCCGGGATAGTTCATGGCCTCGCTCAGGTACAGGACCTCGGGCATGTCCAGGAGCGTCTCTACCTCCTCAAGATCGAGGCGGGCCCCGGCGGTCTCGAATCCCGTGGCGGGCACACAGGGGGAGGCCCCGAAGTGAAACTTGAAGGGGACCCGGCGGCCGCTGTCGATCATGAACCGGACGCCGGCCACACCCAGGACGTTTGCGATTTCATGGGGATCCGAGACGGTGGCGGTGGTCCCGTGAACGACTGCCAGGCGGGCGAACTCCGAGGGAACCAGCATGGAACTCTCGATGTGGACGTGGGCGTCCACGAACCCCGGGACAAGATAGCGGTCGCAGGCCCCGCCCTCCCGGACGATCCCGGCGATCCGGCCGCCCCGGATGACGACCGTGCCGGGATAGATCTCGGAGCGGACAACATCGACGATGTTGCCGGAAAGAATGAGGTCTTCCTGTGCAGCCGCCGGTGAGGCAGTGGAATCATTGGGCATGGTCATCCTGTGAACCGGCTCCGGTGTCCATGAAAAGAATCACCCTACCGTTTTCGGGCATACAGGACGGTCAGCAGGATCGGAATGACGACGGATACAAAGCCGGCATTCGAGACCGCCATGACATTCTCGGGCCGAACGTACAGGCAGGCCATGCCGATCACGGCCAGGACGACCGACCAGATCATCATGGCGCCCGCCCCGTACCGGTTGATGGCGTACCAGTTCTCCTCGGACTCGAAGGCCTTGGCAAGTCGAAAGCCGTAGATCGAGTTCCGCTTTACCTTGCCGAGGTAAAGGGGAATCGAGATCAGGAACAGCAGGATGCCGAC
This genomic interval carries:
- the ade gene encoding adenine deaminase; translation: MPNDSTASPAAAQEDLILSGNIVDVVRSEIYPGTVVIRGGRIAGIVREGGACDRYLVPGFVDAHVHIESSMLVPSEFARLAVVHGTTATVSDPHEIANVLGVAGVRFMIDSGRRVPFKFHFGASPCVPATGFETAGARLDLEEVETLLDMPEVLYLSEAMNYPGVIARDPEVMAKLQAARRRGKPIDGHAPGLMGADLERYASAGITTDHETYMLEEGRQKVRLGMKVQIRWGSAANNFDTLHPLLAESPSSCMFCSDDRHPDDLAEGHMDAMVRKAFRLGYDRMTVLKCATLHPVRHYGLKAGLLQPGDPADLVVLDSLGDDFRVLETYVDGRLVASRGKSLLESLPVEAMNDFRAGEKKPGDFAVPVRGPFVNVIDALDGQVITGRSRERVRVAGGHAVADPEKDVLKVAVVNRYQDTPPAVGFVRNFGLKRGAIASSVAHDSHNVVVVGVTDEAMARAANLVIRSRGGLSLADGEGGDVLPLPVAGLMTTEDGYGVARKYEALTRRAKEMGSRLRAPFMTQSFLALLVIPDLKLSDRGLFDGRAFRFLDLFTGEASD
- a CDS encoding SdpI family protein, producing the protein MTIHEKAAITLLAVGILLFLISIPLYLGKVKRNSIYGFRLAKAFESEENWYAINRYGAGAMMIWSVVLAVIGMACLYVRPENVMAVSNAGFVSVVIPILLTVLYARKR
- a CDS encoding type I 3-dehydroquinate dehydratase translates to MICIPVNAASTEAALKKMERAYAMAGIVELRLDGMADPDLPRLLAAKAGKIVVTNRHREEGGRFEGPEDQRIAFLMEAAALGADYVDVEARTEPSLRRALLDSIAGNGGHATEAILSCHLPVGTPGEEALADLLKSLIREGVPVIKLVPFAKRPEDNLRVLSLLPRARECGQRMIAFCMGEAGRISRVMAPLLGSFLTYASLEEGEETAPGQLAVGEMRRMLRLLGGGWADEER
- the aroB gene encoding 3-dehydroquinate synthase produces the protein MNRIRVHLEHKTSHSYDVHIGRDILDRMGLILAKNAGISRYVIVTDETVNTLHGERVAAVLKGLGLKVDRLPIPPGEASKDIRTVLETAERLTALGADRSSALIALGGGVVGDLAGFLASIYMRGIPCVQVPTTLMAQVDSSIGGKTGVDTAAGKNLLGTFYQPLGVFIDTAFLDTLPERGYRDGMAEIVKYGAIEQPELLDRVAEGLGNAENRDSSLLEEVIAASCRIKKGIVEIDEKEKGLRRILNFGHTVGHAVEAASEFALSHGESVSIGMVAGAALSERLGYLPAEDRQRLVAVLEGAGLPTAIPGGIPRERILRHLKADKKKTGTVIHFVLLKKLGIPFLNGGVPENIVAETVEALRA
- the pheA gene encoding prephenate dehydratase, with amino-acid sequence MSKSSLQALRALVKEKDAAMVRLLNERASLAVEIGRLKRLEGWEIYDPARESQVCRCVEEMNEGPLPDEALRAIYREILSASRALQAPVTAAFLGPETSFSHQAALGHFGQGALLRPQATIAAVFDAVERGTTDWGIVPVENSAEGSVKSTLDGLLNTPLTIRAEVYGRIRHCLVSGGEETDRIERVYSHPQALAQCRGWLRRNLPRAVLVETESTATAARKVLEDPAGAAVASRLAADTGDFRLLAEGIEDSPLNTTRFLVLGTKGKAEKAAAPTGHDKTSILFGTAHQPGALHKTLAPFASEGVNLTRIESYPVRDRMWEYLFFADFAGHREEAKPKRCLEELAKQTAFLKILGSYPRGDEQP
- the aroF gene encoding 3-deoxy-7-phosphoheptulonate synthase; amino-acid sequence: MIILMKKNATEGQIDHVTAWVESVGYHTHLSRGVERTIIGAIGDDRGKAQLKSAEYLPGVEKIVPILKPYKLASREFRDENTRIRIGEAVVGGPKFVVMAGPCTVESEEQLLESAYIAQKGGADILRGGAYKPRTSPYSFQGLEKEGLKLLKKVRERTGLPVVTEVMSPADVDLVEEYTDILQVGARNVQNFALLKKVGKARKPVLLKRGMMTTIEELLMSAEYILAEGNEEVILCERGIRTFETATRNTLDISAVPVLKELTHLPVIVDPSHASGHAKYVIPLCRAAVAVGADGVIVEMHPEPEKAVCDGPQSLRPESFYELMEEIRRLSSFMSNGNGSGVRQ